From the Drosophila sechellia strain sech25 chromosome X, ASM438219v1, whole genome shotgun sequence genome, the window GTAGGCAGGcgaaaaacttttcaaaaacTTGACAAAATGTGTGACATGCGAGCGTGTGTATTAGTTGGCGAGCATTAACATTAAATGAGTGACAGGAATCAACACTGACGTGCCCAAAAGGAACGAGGCCTGTGGgaattctatcgatttgctgCGAAAATAGGAGGCCCAAAAACAAGGGCTACTCTTTTCAATATGTAAACAAACTAAACTATTTTAGATACGAGTAGATTAAATGGAGTTTGCACTTCCCAGAGCATTTCACTTTAGAATGCCCCATAAATTGGCCGTAACATGCCCGAGAATCCTGCCATTCAACGGTGTGGTTGCAACAGGATGCTCTTAACTTGGCTCACAACGATTGCAACACCTTCAAGATGCTTTATGGCCCGAGCCCTATCTCCTCGCCACCTGCATCCTTTTTCGCCCATATAGGAAACAAATGAGTTAGCGTTGAGGAAAATCTAACTAtctataatatattaatatattataataaattataatatgtGTTACTAACTTGCTGTTAAGGGATAGGGTTCCAGATCCTGATGTACCTGTTCTAGCTTACTTTGTGTTGCTCTTAAGAGTTCCAACTACTCCATTTCTGGCAGTGTTGCATTGCTGATGTTTGGCTTTTGTTCGCCACCTCGTTGCAGGCTCCTTCATCTTCCTGACCATCGAGAACGAGGACTCGGCTTTGCTGCATCAGCAGCACACGCTGGCCAGCACCAAGCGCAATTTGGCTGGCCTCGGGATCGGTGCAGCGGGAATCGGGAGTAGTATctatcagcagcagcaaaggacaccacatcagcagcagcagcagcatcaggcGGTACAGGGACGTCATGCCGACAATGACACGATGGCCGCTGCAGCCGCAGCTGTCGCCGCGCAAGGAATGTTGCCCGGAAGCGCCAGTGCCGGCGGCCTCAATCCATTTGGCCAGCCCGCATCCAGTGGCGACTTTGTTTACGGCCTGGACGGCATGGAGGCCACCGATTTGGAGGCGGGCGGAATGCCCCAGTTCGCCCTCTCGCCGGACACCTACGATGTGCGACAGCGGACCATCGAGAATATCTGGGACATCACCGTCTCGCTCAACATTCTCTACAAGGAGAACTGGACAAAGTGAGTGCTTTTAAGTAATAACAATTTTAGGCAAATAAGTTAAAACAAGTACTTAAGATAACATAGCAGTGTAGACTTGATCTACTTAATCTGGTTACCCCGTGCGTatactggatgcaagcaaacTGGGCGTATACTTGATTTCATGTATGCTTCACCGACGTGACCCACTCATActccctctctttctctttctgtATCTCTATCTCCCTCACAGATTAGCCGCACTTGAAATAGCCAAGTTTCAAGACCAATTAATCAAGAGACTGAACGAGGATGTTATGCTGCAATTATCGCACGACGATGTGGCCAACgccccctcctcctcctcgtcgggCGCCTCTGGTGTTCCGGGTAGCAACAATCCGGCCACGGAAGCCGTGCTCCTTCACACACACTATCACCATCATCGTGCCGGAGGcgttgggggcgtggcagtgggcGGAGGGCCGCCGCATGAGTGGAATTTTGCCAAAGCGTTTTTGTATTCGCTGACCGTTTTGACCACAATTGGTAAGTGCCAGTGGCCTTCTGCCTTCACAGACACAAAGAGGGGCGGGCGGTGGAGGGGCGGACTTTGGATACCCCCGACCCCACAATGGAGATGGAAACAATGACCCCCACTCTATCCATGGCTGTGGGCCATAAATTTGATGTTCCAGCAACGGaaatttgttttacttgaatgGCGAGTGCGCTCGTGTTTGCAGGATACCAAAGGCAAAAGCTGTTGAAGGGGGCTAGCACACTGCAAAAAATTCCCTAGAATATGAtttgaaatttacaaaaattcaGTGCAAACAAATTTACGTTTCCTATCCATGtctatttcaaaaatgtttcatataagcttaaaatttgcgatttattttgtaatatatTGCATTTCATTGGGTagcatatttataatatattgaGTGCCATTTTTGGCCGTGtataaaaatggcaaaatggATTGGGGCGATGGGGGTCTATGGGGCTATGGGGCTGTGGTGCTATGGGGGCTACGGGCATGACCCGTACACCTTTTGACACCATCGCATGAGTGCATTTGGGGCCGCAGCAACTGCTGTTGTTGATGGCAACCAAGGAGAATAGCGGAGTGGTCAAAAGGGAGTCCAAAAATATGGGGGTATGTAAACGGGCTGAAAACGGTGTGCAAGCGGTGGCTAAAAGTAACCTCCGGGTTCGAGTAGCGACAAGGGGAACTTGATGATGATGCGATCCCATGGTCACATCCATGGTGCATGGAGCTTCCACAACGGAGCCAGAGTAATTTGGGCCATAAGAACTGCAGTGGTAATTGATTGATATGCGGGCTTAAAGGGTTATCGTTGCTAGACATCGATTATTTATCGGCGGGATTGCAGCTGGCTATCGGATAAGCGAAGATAGCGAATTTAATGGATATCAGctcttttaaatatataatttagcACTTTTCTAACGTCGTATACGTTCAATAGATATTGCGTAATAGATTTCCAGCTCGTCCTTTCAATTACCGAAACTAATTCGATAAGTCTTCGATTGCTGACTCTGTCGAGGATTTCTCAATGGGCATTTGTCAGCAGCAGGCGGCACGAAGCTCTGGCCAATTTTAAATATTGGCTTGTGGAGGGCCTAAACTTTTAAGCCCCCAAACATTCATCCATCAGCAGGGTGCTTGCCCGCACCTTTTCCTTCGATTTTTCCTGGGCTGCCACAGAGCCACTTGCCGGTTTTCCCAGTAAAATGCCGTGTACGTTTTTCCCTCTCACTTGGATGGTAATTTCGTAGGcccaacaaaaaaagaaaaaaaagcgagTGGAGACAAAAAACCAAGCCGAAAGTCAAATATTGATAGAGCAAAACAACAAACGAAGCTATTTGCTTAgccaactcacacacacacacacacactcgcattcTTCGGTTTTATATCCGCcctacatatacatatacatatatgcaggGATACATCGACACGACTTTCCACTTGTGAAAatgctataaaataaaatttgcaaaaattttcTGCTGATCTTGGCAGTTGATGCCAATGCCAAAAGGCCAGAAAGCAAATATAGGGCCAGAAAACCGAccccccacccacccacacacacacacacacacccgccCCTGCAAGTGTGCATAAAGAAAGGGGCGGCGGTGGTGAGGGGGCGGGGCAGTTTGCAATTGCGTTAGTCAGCAGGACTGCCGTGACATTTATATTAACATGACATCCTGCCATTCCACCACCAACACCCTCTCCTTGTCCTTGTCcctgcttattattattattattgtttttgtgggttgtgtttatttttatttattttttttgttttactttttggcCAGAGCAAGCGAGCCAGCAGGTCTTCATTGTTCTTGGCCGGGCAGCCCGAACaatatgattatgattattgGCCCGTGCTTCTGGCCAAAGGACTAAGCCACTCGAGCACTTGAATGCAGCGCCATGTTCGCAGTCATTTTGGCCTTAAAATTGGCTAGGTTCCTTTaggggccaaaaaaaaaaagaaatattccTAATTACATATACAATTCAggcttaaaattaatttaagcgAACAACTACATTGTATTATTCGAACGTTTGGTTTGGATGCATTACCATTTTTCGAGAGTATCACTTAGTTGAGCCCTATTTAGCTGGCAACATCCTTGTTACCGACGTGAGTTCTATGATTGTCTTGGGCATAAATGCGAATTTATAGTCGGCCTGCTACTGGCGCTCCTTTCGCTCCTTCCGCTTCTCATGCTCCTCGAGATGCCTTCTGCTGTCGCTGGCACAATAAATAGGACCCCGGATCGGGATCGGCCAATCCCCTGGACGGCAATAAGACAAGTAATTtagttgcaaaataattttaaatttcattttccatttgcacacacacacacagcgagCCAATGAGAATGGGACTGAGGCTCCATTTCCACATCCACTATCATCAATTGCGCATCTTTGGGGCCCAGCGATTCCGTTTTATGCTCCACCATTTTGTGTTATGTGTGCGCATAACCGAAGGACCATCGATGTACAAATGGGCCTCATTGAGCGCGGGGGTTAGGGGGTTTGGATTGGATGAACCCAAGTCCAGGTCCAAGTCCAAGTCGAAGTCGGAGGCAGATTAGGTCTAGTTGTTTATGGCTGGAGTGTGTGCTTTGGCTGGGAGCGggtaattgtatttgcttggcCACACACGCATATTCGAAAAATAATTCACTCGCCTATCGGCTTAGTGCCCCATCGCTAAGTCAGCCCATAAACACCACGAGcgatttatttgcatattcgATAAGCATCTATCGCAAAGCAACTCTGTGGCGTTCAAAGTCATTAAGGTGATTTGCTCTAGTAATactaataattattattactttcGTTTATAAGCCAGCATTCAGTACGCCAATCCTACTCAATATTGAAATCTTTCAATATCTTTCAATAAAATATGTAGATGCCCTCGAATCCTCCCGCCACTCCCTACGTTATCCGTGATACTCCGTGATATCCCAGCAAATTGACAGCGCGACAGCTGAGTTTTACAGCCCCCTCGAGTCGGGTCAATGGCAATATTATTAGCCATGGGTGGTGGGATGGAGTAACATAACCAGGGGAGTGGTGGGTTGGATCTGTGGCTGGATGCCGGGCACAGTGGTGCAAATAAATCAGCAAAGTGTTGCCGAAAATCTTGCAACCAGATTGATTTATGCCCCCCATGCACAGCGGTGACCCACTGTGCTGGGATGGGGATCGGCCAAAGGGATATAGATAGAGATATATCGATGGGGGGGAGGGGCACTTTCGGGGGATGCTGAGCTGTCGTCTGCTTTGTGACACATTGACATTTTGGTCCTGCGTAGAGGgggatttcatttaaatttgctGTCAACGCATTTACATGGTTACCAAGGTATTGGAAATCCGCTTCCTGTTTCAGTCACTGTTGCTGATTTGGAGGGAACAACACCCCcgtgcacagagaaaaacagCAGTACTATGACTGTAGATCCATTATAGAAGCGTGCAGAATAAAACATTATTTCTCGCTGTGCATCCCCCAAAAAGTGCTCCGTTTCCAGTAGACCGACTGCCGGAGGCACTTGAGCCCTGCCACATGTGATAGCCCCATATTAATTCGattccattcgattcgattcgttttCTCCCACAGCTTCCTTCGAATCTCAAATGACTCACTTCCTCCGGGGGCAACATTTGtgccataaaaaaaatagaagacGCGGCAACCAATAAACCACGCCCACGTATAAATAAGAAACATATATCGCAAAACCGCCGACTGCGAAAtgagagaaaaaaagaaaacaataaaattaagaaattttcaaatttatgcatgacacacctgtgtgtgcgtgtgtgttccACGCCCACCTGCTCAATTGTTTCCCCGCCCcccagttttccttttttctacCTTCCTTAGGGAATTTCCGGCCTTAAGCTTGTTAAGCATTTTCATTGCCTCTGCcagcttaattatttttggtGCCCTTTACAACGTGGGCAAAAATGGCGAAAAGACGGAAAGTTGGGAGTAGGGGGCTTACCGGGCTTATATGTGAAGTTACGGCTCATTTGGGTAATGTCAATAAGTCGGATCTCTCGGCGGAGTCGCACAAATTGACTTCTGGCAAATTAATgtgaaaaacaacaacagcaacgaaataacaaaaacgaaaattgtTAACGGAAATTTTGTTGCAAGGGGAAATCTCTTAATAACCATACAAAAAGTGGTACATATATTCAGAAAGTTAATTAAAGGAAATATATAACGCGGTGACTTTACATTTTAACATGGTCCATCGATccgaattatttattttctttcgcCGAATTAAAAAGTATTAACCAGTTTACTTTCTTTTCACAAATCAGGCTATGGAAACGTTGCGCCGCGAACGACGCTCGGAAGGATCGTGACCCTGGCGTACGCCTTCTTTGGCATCCCATTGACCCTGGTCTACCTGAGCAGTACGGGCAGCATTTTGGCCAGAGTGGCCCGCGAGGTCTTCTCGAAGGCCCTGTGCTGTTGTCTCTGCTCGAATTGTGGCTATTGCTGCTACGACGAGAAGCGGATGGCGGAAAAGGAGCGCCGGATGCGGCGCAAGAGGCAGCAGGAGGAGCTACGCAAGCAGCAGGCGGTCATGCAGGAGCCGTATTACGTGAGGGATGTCTTTCATGTCACGCCCGAAAAGGATGCCGGTGCTGGAGCACCGCCGCCGAATGCCGGCGGTCCGGGTGGATCGGTTGGTGGCTTGGGGGACATCGATTCGCTCAGCGCCAGCGAGTCCAGGGGCTCCATGCACGGCCTGAGTATCTTGGCGCCCATCCTGCTCTGCTTCTCCATGATGATCATCTACATCGTTTTCGGTGCTGCCGTCTTATATCGCCTGGAGAACTGGCCCATTCTGGATGGCATATACTTCTGCTTCATGAGCCTGTCCACCATTGGCTTTGGCGATATGCTGCCGGGACTGCGCCGGGAATCGAACGCCACCACCTGGTTTTGTTCGGTTTACATAATGTCGGGCATGACCCTAACGGCCATGTGCTTCAATGTCATACACGAAGAGATCGTCCATCGCATTCGCATTGTGGTGAAGTTCAAGAAGACGAGTGCCGCTAACTCGGGCGGCGGCTTGATCGGCGGCGGCAGTGTTTCGGGTGGTGCAGGTGGTGCTGGCGGATCGATGATGGACGTGGCGCACGAGGAGGGCAGCCAGTATTATGTGCCGGCGTCTTGACACTACGAGAAGCGAGGTCATCTCTACCAGCGCAACCCCACCGAAGAGACCCTGGTGACAGGTGAGCGCTTCTGCTGAAATGTACCAAATTAAGAATTTGGCTTCAATTCATGGTCCTCCCAGTCGAATTGACTTCTTACTTACTTACcactttcccttttttttagtATGTATTGTTAATGCATATGGATATTTCCTCTTGCAGACACACCCACATCGCTGGTGTTGAAGGACTACGTAAACCACGAGCTGGTGCCCATCCTAACAATGGACCCCAATGGCGCCCGCCTGGCACCCACCCCCGCCCCCGCCTACACGCCCGCCAACACTTCGACGGGAATGCCCGGTTCCGGCGAAGTGACCACTCCCGGCAACAGCTGCATTGCCCACGGCAGTGACCCGGGCCTGGGCTACTCCTCGCTGAGCAGTCCGCTCCTCGATGTCCTGAACACGCCAACGGGAGCAAATGCCTCCGGGGTCTACACGCTCGCTGAGGAAACGGAACTCGAGCTGCAGGAGACGCAGGTGGACAGGGAGCGCATCTAAAAACGCCAACGACGAAAGTATTTACTCGACGGATCAGTATTAGTTAGCGGTTAGCCTTAGACATAGTCCTAAAACCCTAGATCGAATCGGTATAGTCTGTAAAGTGTAATgactatttttttgttttttttttcgacctGCCCCCCAAAAATATTGTGCGGGTGCATATGCCATAAGAAGAGTAataagtgtgcgtgtgtgtgtatgtaatGGGGAGTTTTTCCCCCctcaataaaaaacaaatatgtcccgttggaccagcaaaaAGATCGTAGCATAAGGCAAACTATCACTGTACATACTATATATTGCGAAGATACATTTCCATAGCACCTAAGCAGATCGACCGATTGTAAACAGAGGCCCCAAAGGAACGAGGAAACAACTAGTCAATGTAGTAAGAGATGCAACCCGGATTTAAGTAAAGAATACATATAGAACAGCAACCGATTGGTTGGAGTGTGCTGATCGTAtgtattaaaattaaactCTAGGGATTTGGAAAGCTTTCAATGTGGGCTTTATTACTATGCTGTGATAAATTTGAACATTTATTATTGCATACTCCTGAGTCCTTTTCCGGTTATTTGAAATCCCTAGAGGTATTCGTAAGTGATATTGCCAATTTACATTTACCTAACGTATTCACTTAAGTTGTTCGCCAATTTGGAATTTGTACAAAACTTCTTGGTGGATCACCGCCAAGAGTTGACGTTTTAATAGTTCATGCAACTGCATTTCGATTTAAAGAAATCTGAGCCTTCACTTTCAAACTACATTTTCTTAACGTACGACTAAATAGAGAAATTCCCCTTTTTAATGTGTGCAAGCAGGGAGCTCCAGAACGCAACTACATAATCCAGAATACCCATACCTAATCAAGACACATTTTATACGTAAATCAAGCTTAGAACAATTACAAAATATGTACTTCATACGAAATAAATATACTACAcataaaactatatatatctaaatatatatatgaaactACATCTaggtaattgtttttttttttttttttgtaattgtaATAAGCataaaatggatgagtggagtATTAAACTATGCATACATATTATCAATGAATTCgaattcataaatttaaataaatgtttaaactACAAGAgaaaactacaaaaaaaaaacaaaccaaacttGCGTAACTTTGTAAATGTTGAAATATACCCGATTGTATATTTATGACAAGTGCAGcagtgaaataaaatcaataaaaacttaaatgaGTAAAGACGTTAAGGAGTTTCGTGTTTGACTGGAAAAGAATTTCGAATTTGGCGCGCAATCTAACATAATGTTCGCCAGCGCTGTTAGGCGTAACATGGTGCTAACATGGCGTTTGGTGCTGTCCAACACAATGTTAAATTCATTGTGCTGTTGGGCGCACGATGCACTGCAATGATTATGATCCAGTGCATTAATCAATATATTCGATATACTTAAGAAATTGTCTATCAatgtattaattaattttattatttgcttgTAGGTTTAAACtgcatgcattttttattgattaaAGTGCACAACTATATTTTGAGTGTAGTGTAACATGTCTGCTAAGTTAGCAGTGCTAACAGTGACAGCACTGTTCCGCCATATTGAAATAACCGTTAGGATCTTATTGGCGTGgctttatttttaagttttatagCGTAGTTTAATATAATGGACTGGTCGCTCATCATATCGATTCTGCTCAACTGCCTCTACGCCGGAGCCTCCGCGCACGACGAGGATTGCCCAACCTTGGACGATGGAGACAGTTTGTCGCAAACACAGCTGCTTGACCGCTTAACCCATGGCTGCCGCTACGATCGCTTGGAACGACCCATAACTTATTCGGAAACTGGCCAGCGGCTGCCGGTGGACGTCTATATGCGTGCCTA encodes:
- the LOC6612458 gene encoding uncharacterized protein LOC6612458, producing the protein MNPDQPMSMQNGAPPPPPSQLTAHTIAASSVTAAPPTGSMAAPTALHYGTGMGGGIPPTSSAGGTAGNYVSIGILPSMSPAQLPPLLLPAPPPATTTFKTTPLLPMPTLEDIEVANQTGGQSGQVVVSLAQTSMAPPGILKYPTAGGYVSDMMAPPPSLPLSMSLPHPPLTSIAGSTAGSNNSNISGSNMSSSNSNCGTLKSNAKLLPLQLMATPPSRKEPLTPAHPQAASIQAQAQVQHQLQQQHQQQQQQQQQQQQQQRQRKRQGWCSCFSSGPGGGTAGGGVGAGETGKTPPGYGSKEKKKSRKATSQTVWSALLTNLGICMLLLAYTLLGSFIFLTIENEDSALLHQQHTLASTKRNLAGLGIGAAGIGSSIYQQQQRTPHQQQQQHQAVQGRHADNDTMAAAAAAVAAQGMLPGSASAGGLNPFGQPASSGDFVYGLDGMEATDLEAGGMPQFALSPDTYDVRQRTIENIWDITVSLNILYKENWTKLAALEIAKFQDQLIKRLNEDVMLQLSHDDVANAPSSSSSGASGVPGSNNPATEAVLLHTHYHHHRAGGVGGVAVGGGPPHEWNFAKAFLYSLTVLTTIGYGNVAPRTTLGRIVTLAYAFFGIPLTLVYLSSTGSILARVAREVFSKALCCCLCSNCGYCCYDEKRMAEKERRMRRKRQQEELRKQQAVMQEPYYVRDVFHVTPEKDAGAGAPPPNAGGPGGSVGGLGDIDSLSASESRGSMHGLSILAPILLCFSMMIIYIVFGAAVLYRLENWPILDGIYFCFMSLSTIGFGDMLPGLRRESNATTWFCSVYIMSGMTLTAMCFNVIHEEIVHRIRIVVKFKKTSAANSGGGLIGGGSVSGGAGGAGGSMMDVAHEEGSQYYVPAS